GCAATAGCTTTTAAGTAAGGTCTCCAATTTTCTGTATTTCGCACATAACAGCTAAAGTCATAAGCTGCAAAAACACATGCGATAAGGCATAGACGATACAGTGCTTTTGGAGACATTCCAAAGTAATTTTCAAATCTTACCAAAACCACTCCCAATAACAAAGCGGATAACAATGCTCCAAAACCGTCTATTAAGAACATTCTCCTTGGATTCAAGGTCATTTTATTTGCGATTTGCTGAAACATTAGGGGTGTTTTTTATTGTTTTATCCAGTGGGTTTTCTACCAAATTTCAGTAATTTTTAACCATTTCAATATTATTGATATAGAAAAATCAAGTCTTTTTGGGATTTAAATAATTGGTTTGTAAAATTTTGTGAAATTATTTTCTTCAAATCAGCGTTTTTCAATACGCCATCGTCCTTACTTCAATTCAATTTTGTCAATTTCCAATTTGAAGTCTTCTGCCTTTTTATTTCCAATCAAAAAACCAATCTCTTCCATAGATTCTGCCGAAAAGTTGGGCATATCCAATTTTCTCCCCCTAAAAGTAGGCTGCAAATCCTTCAATAAAATTTCGATGACCTGCCACTCTCCAGAAGTTTCAAAACTGGTGACATAGGACTGATAGTCATTGGATTGAGTTTTTACCCTAAATTGATATTCTTTACCATCTCCTTTTAGGTGAAGACAAACTTTGCTGTAAGTTGCTATTTCTGCAGTATTGAAATTGTATCGAAGAGAAGAAAATCCTCCATTGTTTTCCAGCGAAACAGCTCCCTCAAAGACACCATTTCCTTCTGAATTTAAGTAAAATTCACCTGAAGATCGCCCTCCCATCACCACATCATCTACAACCTTCCAGTTGTTCAAGGAGCTATTTTTGTGGAAGTCAAAAAGGGTGAAAGAATGTACAATGGTCAGTATAACAATAAGTGATAACAACTGGGTCATAATATTTTTTGTTTGTGTTTGGAATAATATGCATCTTAGGTGAACAAACTCCAACAATCAATGCAAAAAATGACATTCTGTTCACCATTCGTCTATTTTTTATACTACAAAAGACCATCTTCAAAACGGAAGCAACTTGCCTCAAGGAATTCTATTTGAATGATAGGAACTTTATTTTACTTGTTTGGGTTTACTCTTGCAGAATCTAAAAATTATTTCCTAAATTTACGCCACCAAAAAAATGCTGGGGGATTAGCTCAGTTGGCTAGAGCGTTTGACTGGCAGTCAAAAGGTCAGCGGTTCGACTCCGCTATTCTCCACAAGATTTATGACGCTATTCTTTTAAGTAAGGGTAGCGTTTTTCTTTTATATAGCTGTATGACAATTGTTTAGAGGCTTTGAAGTACAGTTTCTATTTTGCTTATGATAAGTTTTAAAGAAAGTATAGTAGAGAGAATTCAAGGCTAAATCAAGCAAATGTTTGTACCATGTTTGTACCAAAGTATTAACCTAAACATTTAGCTGTAAACTTATTACAACAGTTTATGGCAACTTTAAAAGTGGTATTAGATACCAGAAAAACCAAGAAAGATGGCAAGTATTTGGTTAAAATCAGAGTAACCCATCACCGAAAGTCTTGGTATTACCCTATTGACATCTATATTTTGGAGAAATATTGGGATGCTTCTAAAGAGCGTGTAAAGCGACAATATCCCAATGCAAAACTCCTAAATCTCAAGATTAGAGACACTTACACCCAAGTAGAAACACAACTATTAGAATTGGAGAGAAGTAATCCTAACTACACCCTGAACGACATCAAGAACCTATTCACCGAACAAGAACCTGAAATACCTACTACCGTATTCTCCTTCGCTGACGACATCATCCAACAGATGAAACAAGCCAAACGAATAGGCAATGCTCAGTCTTACACAAATGGTATTGTCAAACTAAAGGAATATGTAGGTGGTAAAGAAGCGTTTTCGTTTGAAGAAATAGACTATAATTTTCTGTGTGAATGGGAAGCAAACCTATTAGGCGGAGGTTTAAAAGTCAATTCTGTAGCAGCTTACTTCAAAGCCATTAGAGCCATCTACAATCGAGCCATCAAAGCAGGGATAGTAGATAGAAATTTGTATCCATTTGACGAGTATAGAATCAGAACGGAGAAAACTGTTAATAGGGCTTTGAGCAAAGAGCAAATTCAGTTAATTGAAGGGTTGGACTTAGCTCCCGATACGGCTATCAGTAGAGCCAGAGATTACTTTATGTTGTCCTTCTACCTCATAGGCATCAATTTTAGAGACTTGGCTTTCCTAACCATAGAGAACCTCCACAAGGATAGAATTATCTACAAACGAGCTAAAACAGGCAAGATATACAGTGTAAAGCTCCTCCCCCAAGCAAAACTATTATTCGACAAATACCATGAAGTCAATTCCTCCTTTCTACTACCTATCATATCGAGTAAATACAGTGGAGATTTGGAAAAGCAAGTGAAGGTAGCCAAAGAAGCGGTGAAGAATGTCAATAGCAGACACCTGAGAAAAATTGCAGTAATGCTTGATTTCAAAGAACAACTAACCACCTATTACGCACGATACTCATGGGCAAACATTGCCAAGAAATTGGGCTACTCCAAAGATTTGATAGCAGAAGCTTTAGGGCATGAATACGGCAATAAGGTGACAGGTATTTATTTGGACAATTACGATAAGGAGTTGATTGATGAAGCGAATGAAAAAGTGACAGTAGATTAGAATATTGTAGAATCATATTTGAATCCCAAATTTTTGCGAGTACTTAATAGGAGTTGTGGAGGTATGGGATTTTACTCGTTCAAGATAAGCACGTTAAAATTGTTGATTTTTATAAATTAATTTAACTTTTATGCAACTATGTTTACGTTAAGTGTTACGTATTTTATACCTTTGCTTCTCCATTTAATTATAATATAGTTAACTGAAAGTGTTGAATTTAAAAATAATTAGGCTTAATATTTTACTCATATAAATAAATGCAAGAAACCTATTACAAAACAGATAAAGGAGAACTCCTTTTAGGTGATTCTATTGAGCTTTTAGGTGGTAAGCTTAATCGTTATTATAAAGAAAAATTTCAACTGATTATTACTTCTCCTCCATTCCCGTTGAATGCCAAAAAGAAATATGGAAACTTACAAGGAGATGAGTATAGAGACTGGTTTGCCAGTTTAGCTCCGTTGTTTGAATCATTACTTACTGATGATGGTTCAATAATAATAGAAATAGGGAATTCTTGGGAAGCAAACCGCCCTGTTCAATCGCTTTTACATTTGGAATCATTATTAGCATTTGTCAAGAAGTCCAACTTACGTTTAATACAAGAATTTGTATGTTATAACCCATCACGTTTGCCTTCTCCTGCAATATGGGTAACAAGAAAAAGAATAAGAACTGTTGATAGCTATACACATATTTGGTGGATAGCTAAAAATGATAATCCTAAAGCTGATAACAGAAAAATTCTTCGACCTTATAGTAAAGGCATGCAAAAATTACTTGAAAGGCAAAATTATAATAAAGGAGCAAGACCATCTGGACATAACATTAGTAAAACAGGATTTCTAAAAGATAATGGAGGAAGTATAACTCATAATCTAATTGAATTTGAACCTATTGAAGAAAATAGAGAAAATCGACTACCTTATAACATTACTGATTTTGTTAGTAATCAAGAGAAAAAGAATTTACCACATAATGCTATAAGCCTTTCAAATACAAGTTCAAATGACTATTTTACTAAAGTTTGTAGAGAAAGAGGAATAAAACGTCACCCTGCAACAATGCATCCTGGCTTAATTGCTTTTTTCATAAATTTTTTAACAGATGAAAAAGACTTAATACTAGACCCTTTTGCAGGAAGTAATACAACAGGTTACGTTGCAGAAAAATTGAATAGGCGATGGAAAGCTATTGAGATTATGGAGAGTTATGCAAAACAATCAGTGATACGATTTGAAGAACCAGAACTAAATTCTAACATAAAATTAAAGCCTAATGAGTAGCATCAAGAGTAAGATTAAAGATAAAGTATCAATAGATATATTAGCACAAGGAAGAATACAGGAAAATTTTGTGGGAAGACCATTTTATATTGACTATAAGCAAGTTAAACTAATGACATGTGATGCGTGGAAATATTCAGTGAAAGGTATTCCTCAAGGAGCTTTTTTATTAGCTTTTTATGATGGTGAATCAAATGTTGAGGAAGCCCTTCTATTGAGAGCATTGAATCCAAGCATACTACCAACGGACAATGATAATATACGTTCTATGGTTGCGTATTATAAAGATAATATGAACATAGCTGGTAGAGCAGGTGTTAATGGAAGCAAAGGGAATTTAGATGATTTTACAAGATATGAGTTTAGTTTTTCAGGGTTAGAATGTAGAATACTTGGAGTTTTCTATAAAGTTCCTATAAAAGATGAAGATGACAAAATCATAGGTTATAAAACAGAATTTGGGGCAGATGTAGAGAATTTTTATTCTGCGAATAATTATAAGGTTTATAAAGGGACTGATGAGGTATTGAAGGCAATTGTGAACCAAAGGGATAAAGAAAATGCTATTATAGGTAGTAATAGTGAGTTTAAAATAGGCAAAGTTAGGTATAGTTCAAGTAGAAGATTTCAGAACTTGACCTCCGATGTTGCAGTATATGTTAGCCCCAATGATTTTCTTGGTAAACGCACAGCACTTTTTGGAATGACAAGAACTGGAAAGTCAAATACTATAAAAAAAATAATTGAAGCAACCGTTGAAATATCTACTTCCGCAACAAAGAACTTACCAGATGAAACAACTCCAAATGAAGGGTTATTTAAAGTAGAGAATAATTTGGCGATGTTTGATGATGAAGGTACTCCAAAATATCCCGTAGGGCAAATTATTTTTGATGTTAATGGTGAATATGCAAATGCAAATATGCAAGACGATGGAACAGCCATCTTTGAACTCTATAAAGATGATGTAATACGATATAGTGTAATACAAAAAACGGGTTTCAAAGTTATGAAAACGAATTTTTATAACGATATTTTAGCAGGCGTTGAATTTATAAAAACAGAGTTACAAAATGATGGTGCAGGATTTGTAAAGGACTTTTTAAGTGTGGATTTTACATCTTTATCAACTTATTCAAGTCAATCTGAAAAAATAAGACATGAACGAAAAATAGCTGCATATCTATGTTGTTTAAAAAAAGCAAATTTTAAAGTCCCTTCTAAATTTAAAGTCAAGTTTACTGGACATAAAGAGCTCAATCTATTGGTGAATAAGGAAAAAGCTATTGACCCCTCCAAAGGAATTAGTTTAGACGAGGCAATTAGCTGGTTTTTAGCTATTTGGGAAAATTATTCTACTCACAAATTCTTTAGTGATTATAAAAGTAAAAAACTTAAAGAATGGGCTGACAATGACTTAAAAGCATTATTAGTTTTATTAAGTCAAAAAAGAAAATCAGGTGGAGCAAGAGATAACAACGGTTAT
This window of the Chitinophagales bacterium genome carries:
- a CDS encoding CIA30 family protein, whose protein sequence is MTQLLSLIVILTIVHSFTLFDFHKNSSLNNWKVVDDVVMGGRSSGEFYLNSEGNGVFEGAVSLENNGGFSSLRYNFNTAEIATYSKVCLHLKGDGKEYQFRVKTQSNDYQSYVTSFETSGEWQVIEILLKDLQPTFRGRKLDMPNFSAESMEEIGFLIGNKKAEDFKLEIDKIELK
- a CDS encoding site-specific integrase, whose product is MATLKVVLDTRKTKKDGKYLVKIRVTHHRKSWYYPIDIYILEKYWDASKERVKRQYPNAKLLNLKIRDTYTQVETQLLELERSNPNYTLNDIKNLFTEQEPEIPTTVFSFADDIIQQMKQAKRIGNAQSYTNGIVKLKEYVGGKEAFSFEEIDYNFLCEWEANLLGGGLKVNSVAAYFKAIRAIYNRAIKAGIVDRNLYPFDEYRIRTEKTVNRALSKEQIQLIEGLDLAPDTAISRARDYFMLSFYLIGINFRDLAFLTIENLHKDRIIYKRAKTGKIYSVKLLPQAKLLFDKYHEVNSSFLLPIISSKYSGDLEKQVKVAKEAVKNVNSRHLRKIAVMLDFKEQLTTYYARYSWANIAKKLGYSKDLIAEALGHEYGNKVTGIYLDNYDKELIDEANEKVTVD
- a CDS encoding site-specific DNA-methyltransferase; the encoded protein is MQETYYKTDKGELLLGDSIELLGGKLNRYYKEKFQLIITSPPFPLNAKKKYGNLQGDEYRDWFASLAPLFESLLTDDGSIIIEIGNSWEANRPVQSLLHLESLLAFVKKSNLRLIQEFVCYNPSRLPSPAIWVTRKRIRTVDSYTHIWWIAKNDNPKADNRKILRPYSKGMQKLLERQNYNKGARPSGHNISKTGFLKDNGGSITHNLIEFEPIEENRENRLPYNITDFVSNQEKKNLPHNAISLSNTSSNDYFTKVCRERGIKRHPATMHPGLIAFFINFLTDEKDLILDPFAGSNTTGYVAEKLNRRWKAIEIMESYAKQSVIRFEEPELNSNIKLKPNE
- a CDS encoding DUF87 domain-containing protein; the encoded protein is MSSIKSKIKDKVSIDILAQGRIQENFVGRPFYIDYKQVKLMTCDAWKYSVKGIPQGAFLLAFYDGESNVEEALLLRALNPSILPTDNDNIRSMVAYYKDNMNIAGRAGVNGSKGNLDDFTRYEFSFSGLECRILGVFYKVPIKDEDDKIIGYKTEFGADVENFYSANNYKVYKGTDEVLKAIVNQRDKENAIIGSNSEFKIGKVRYSSSRRFQNLTSDVAVYVSPNDFLGKRTALFGMTRTGKSNTIKKIIEATVEISTSATKNLPDETTPNEGLFKVENNLAMFDDEGTPKYPVGQIIFDVNGEYANANMQDDGTAIFELYKDDVIRYSVIQKTGFKVMKTNFYNDILAGVEFIKTELQNDGAGFVKDFLSVDFTSLSTYSSQSEKIRHERKIAAYLCCLKKANFKVPSKFKVKFTGHKELNLLVNKEKAIDPSKGISLDEAISWFLAIWENYSTHKFFSDYKSKKLKEWADNDLKALLVLLSQKRKSGGARDNNGYLRFRPLVDYHTDTLEDKSFEENIVDNLRDGKIIIIDLSQGPSNTQSVYSEKISQKIFEDSMKRFIKTQPNNFIQFYFEEAHNLFPKKDDKDLSQIYNRIAKEGAKLNLGMTYATQEPSSISSNILKNTQNWFIAHLNNEDELKEIRKYYDFSDFTDSLVRFSATNDKGFVKMKTYTNPFVVPVQIDRFLANKESK